From Medicago truncatula cultivar Jemalong A17 chromosome 7, MtrunA17r5.0-ANR, whole genome shotgun sequence, a single genomic window includes:
- the LOC120577125 gene encoding uncharacterized protein encodes MGVVNTDLILGKKQVQSLNDPEKVTDFDVLAIEDEARLTLHNAFDMLVPETDNVYGEALQIDLNTESPSAGKLAAKQTIDLAFPIDVCPVSDTDSEVPIPSGSRPAATVITSASVHQALGLADVSRWAAMPVLSPVPMHVPQNKEQLVCNITKQADTNILQANNKLFSTVVYPSSTVLLDKVICDQAAKVNGPGKPIEDSKQEELTLEGIPIEGSNNATQIEALDHNKFEVTQRDKGWEAREKSLSSHNDMCDSLVTCTAMAMPITSYSALTLDKRPFAAHTAMANAPSKKAMESVRVLKKFWGDLSSDDQESEVGSDRYVVVITEKDEEYTPYTSKRQKKKEKLQMTRVNSNEEIQTRSKKGAKKDIQ; translated from the coding sequence ATGGGTGTGGTTAATACCGATCTGATTCTTGGTAAGAAGCAAGTCCAATCCCTGAATGATCCTGAAAAGGTTACTGATTTTGATGTTTTGGCCATAGAGGATGAAGCTCGTCTAACCTTGCATAATGCATTTGATATGCTTGTTCCTGAGACTGATAATGTGTATGGGGAGGCTTTACAGATAGACCTGAATACCGAATCACCCTCTGCAGGGAAGTTGGCTGCTAAACAGACGATTGATTTGGCTTTTCCTATAGATGTTTGTCCAGTGAGTGACACTGATTCTGAGGTACCCATCCCTAGTGGATCAAGGCCTGCAGCTACAGTGATTACTTCTGCCTCTGTCCATCAAGCTTTGGGTCTTGCTGATGTATCTAGGTGGGCTGCAATGCCTGTTTTATCTCCGGTCCCTATGCATGTTCCTCAAAACAAAGAGCAGCTTGTCTGCAATATAACAAAACAAGCTGATACAAACATTTTGCAAGCCAACAACAAACTCTTCAGCACCGTTGTTTACCCCTCTTCTACTGTGTTGCTTGATAAAGTTATCTGTGATCAGGCTGCAAAGGTGAATGGTCCAGGAAAGCCTATTGAAGACTCAAAGCAAGAGGAACTTACTCTCGAAGGAATCCCTATTGAAGGTTCTAATAATGCAACTCAGATTGAGGCTTTGGATCATAACAAATTTGAGGTCACTCAAAGAGATAAGGGTTGGGAAGCTAGAGAGAAAAGTTTGTCTTCTCACAATGATATGTGTGACTCCTTGGTTACTTGTACTGCTATGGCCATGCCTATCACTAGCTATTCAGCTTTGACCTTGGACAAGAGGCCTTTTGCTGCTCATACTGCTATGGCCAATGCTCCTTCTAAGAAAGCAATGGAAAGTGTTAGAGTGCTTAAGAAGTTTTGGGGGGACTTATCATCTGATGATCAAGAGAGCGAGGTTGGAAGTGATAGATATGTTGTTGTCATCACAGAAAAGGATGAGGAATACACTCCATATACctctaaaagacaaaaaaagaaagagaaattgCAAATGACAAGAGTTAATAGTAATGAAGAAATTCAAACCCGGTCGAAAAAAGGTGCAAAAAAAGACATTCAATGA